One window from the genome of Rufibacter tibetensis encodes:
- a CDS encoding superoxide dismutase yields the protein MAFELPQLPYAYDALEPHIDRQTMEIHHTKHHQAYTTNLNNAIQGTEKEGQSIEEILRDAAKTPAIRNNGGGFYNHNLFWTILAPNAGGNPTGPVAEAIDKAFGSFDAFKEEFTKAATTRFGSGWAWLCAVEGGSVQICSTLNQDNPLMEGVDSCGGVPILGLDVWEHAYYLKYQNRRPEYIAAFFNLINWDEVNRRYAQANG from the coding sequence ATGGCATTTGAACTTCCGCAACTTCCGTATGCGTACGATGCGCTGGAACCGCACATCGACCGTCAGACAATGGAAATCCACCATACCAAGCACCACCAGGCCTACACTACTAACCTGAACAATGCCATTCAAGGCACTGAAAAAGAAGGTCAGTCTATTGAAGAAATCCTGCGTGACGCCGCTAAAACCCCAGCCATCCGTAACAACGGCGGTGGTTTCTACAACCACAACCTGTTCTGGACTATCCTAGCTCCAAACGCTGGCGGAAACCCAACCGGCCCGGTAGCCGAGGCGATTGACAAAGCATTTGGTTCTTTTGATGCCTTCAAAGAAGAATTCACCAAAGCCGCTACTACTCGTTTCGGTTCTGGCTGGGCTTGGCTTTGCGCCGTAGAAGGCGGTTCTGTACAAATCTGCTCTACCCTGAACCAAGACAACCCACTCATGGAAGGTGTTGATTCTTGCGGTGGCGTTCCAATCTTAGGTTTGGACGTTTGGGAGCATGCGTATTACCTGAAATACCAGAACCGTAGACCAGAGTACATTGCGGCTTTTTTCAACCTCATCAACTGGGACGAAGTAAACCGTCGTTACGCACAGGCCAACGGCTAA
- the nuoK gene encoding NADH-quinone oxidoreductase subunit NuoK, with amino-acid sequence MNDIPEVIRTIPLNYYLYFSTALFCIGIIGVLTRRNAIIIFMCIELMLNSVNLLLTAFSSYRSDPNGQIFVFFIMAVAAAEVAVGLAIIVMIYRNVRSTDINILNKLKW; translated from the coding sequence ATGAATGATATTCCTGAGGTCATAAGGACCATCCCGCTGAACTATTACCTGTATTTCAGCACCGCTCTTTTCTGTATCGGGATTATTGGGGTTCTCACCCGCCGCAACGCCATCATCATCTTTATGTGCATTGAACTGATGCTCAATTCGGTGAACCTGTTGCTGACAGCTTTCTCTTCGTACCGCTCAGACCCCAACGGGCAGATTTTCGTGTTTTTTATCATGGCGGTAGCTGCCGCCGAGGTGGCCGTTGGTTTGGCCATTATTGTGATGATTTACCGGAACGTGCGCTCCACAGACATCAACATCCTGAACAAGCTGAAATGGTAA
- a CDS encoding 2Fe-2S iron-sulfur cluster-binding protein, with the protein MVKITFDGIEVEVEEGTTILNAARKIGGEVVPPAMCYYTPLKGTGGKCRACMVRVAAGSAKDPRPMPKLVASCITPVQDGMVVENTTNPDVLAARKGVVEMLLINHPLDCPICDQAGECDLQNFAYEHGTSGTRYEEERRTFDKIDIGPLVQLHMTRCILCYRCVYTADQLTEKRVHGVLGRGDAAEIGTYVENIIDNEFSGNVIDVCPVGALTDKTFRFKNRVWFTKPVDAHRDCPTCSGKTVLWMRGNDVLRVTARKDEYNEVQEFICNTCRFDKKDPNDWTIEGPRKIARTSVISANHYELPVLNVNVIPNLPGSTEEDLQSTPFNLGRQV; encoded by the coding sequence ATGGTAAAAATAACGTTTGATGGCATAGAGGTGGAGGTAGAGGAAGGAACTACCATCCTCAACGCAGCCCGTAAAATCGGCGGCGAGGTGGTGCCCCCAGCCATGTGCTACTATACCCCTTTAAAAGGAACCGGCGGAAAATGCCGTGCCTGTATGGTTCGGGTGGCAGCCGGTTCAGCGAAAGACCCGCGCCCGATGCCTAAATTGGTAGCGAGCTGTATTACGCCGGTACAAGACGGCATGGTGGTGGAAAACACGACCAACCCAGATGTATTGGCCGCTCGCAAAGGCGTGGTGGAGATGCTCTTAATCAACCACCCGCTGGATTGCCCTATCTGCGACCAGGCTGGGGAGTGTGACCTGCAGAACTTCGCCTACGAGCATGGCACGTCCGGCACCCGTTACGAGGAAGAGCGCCGCACCTTTGACAAAATAGACATCGGGCCGTTGGTGCAGCTGCACATGACGCGTTGCATCCTGTGCTACCGCTGCGTGTACACTGCCGATCAGCTGACCGAGAAGCGCGTGCATGGCGTGCTAGGCCGTGGTGATGCCGCCGAGATTGGAACCTACGTTGAAAACATCATTGATAATGAATTCTCTGGGAACGTCATTGATGTGTGCCCAGTAGGCGCCTTGACAGATAAGACATTCCGTTTCAAAAACCGCGTGTGGTTCACGAAACCAGTAGATGCGCATCGTGATTGCCCAACTTGCTCTGGTAAAACAGTGCTTTGGATGCGTGGTAATGATGTGTTGCGCGTGACGGCCCGCAAAGACGAGTACAACGAGGTGCAGGAGTTTATCTGCAACACGTGCCGCTTTGACAAGAAAGACCCGAATGATTGGACCATTGAAGGACCGCGCAAGATTGCCCGTACGTCAGTAATCTCGGCGAACCATTATGAGTTACCCGTGCTGAACGTGAATGTGATTCCGAACTTGCCAGGCTCAACTGAAGAAGACTTACAATCCACTCCTTTTAACCTAGGAAGACAAGTATAA
- a CDS encoding NADH-quinone oxidoreductase subunit A translates to METTVPAQYLPGDYLPIVIQFVAALGFVVFSMVVTHLIGPKRKSAVKNASWECGIESKGDARAPISIKYFLIAILFVLFDVEVIFLYPWAVNFRALGLDGFVWMLMFMGLLLTGFYYVIKKGVLKWE, encoded by the coding sequence ATGGAAACAACTGTCCCTGCACAATATTTACCGGGAGATTATCTTCCAATAGTGATTCAATTTGTGGCGGCGCTTGGTTTTGTGGTGTTCTCTATGGTGGTAACGCACCTGATTGGCCCAAAACGTAAAAGCGCAGTGAAAAATGCCTCTTGGGAATGCGGTATTGAGTCTAAAGGCGATGCCCGTGCTCCTATCTCCATCAAATACTTTCTGATTGCCATCCTGTTTGTACTTTTTGATGTGGAAGTGATCTTCCTTTATCCTTGGGCTGTGAATTTTAGAGCCTTAGGGTTAGATGGCTTTGTCTGGATGCTCATGTTTATGGGACTGCTGTTAACCGGTTTCTACTACGTGATTAAAAAAGGTGTTCTCAAGTGGGAATAA
- a CDS encoding NADH-quinone oxidoreductase subunit B — MSDNNSNLTMVDAPEGVEGTGFFATSLEKVVGLARKHSLWPLPFATSCCGIEYMATMGSHYDISRFGSERPSFSPRQADLLMVMGTIAKKMGPVVKQVYEQMAEPRWVIAVGACATSGGIFDSYSVLQGIDRIVPVDVYVPGCPPRPEQILDGLMRIQDLAENESLRRRNSPEYQALLASYNIK; from the coding sequence ATGAGCGATAACAATAGCAATTTAACCATGGTAGACGCCCCAGAAGGGGTAGAAGGAACCGGCTTTTTTGCCACTTCCCTGGAGAAAGTAGTTGGACTGGCCCGTAAGCACTCTTTGTGGCCATTGCCGTTTGCTACCTCCTGCTGCGGCATTGAGTACATGGCTACCATGGGCTCGCATTATGATATTTCCCGCTTCGGGTCTGAGCGCCCAAGCTTCTCGCCCCGCCAGGCCGACCTTTTGATGGTAATGGGTACCATTGCCAAGAAAATGGGTCCGGTGGTGAAACAGGTGTATGAGCAGATGGCTGAGCCTCGTTGGGTGATTGCCGTAGGCGCCTGCGCTACCAGCGGTGGTATTTTTGACTCTTATAGCGTGTTGCAAGGCATTGACCGCATTGTACCCGTAGATGTGTACGTGCCTGGTTGCCCGCCACGCCCTGAGCAGATCTTGGATGGCTTGATGCGTATCCAGGATTTAGCCGAGAACGAGTCGCTCCGACGCCGGAACTCCCCGGAATATCAAGCATTACTGGCTTCTTACAACATTAAATAA
- a CDS encoding NAD(P)/FAD-dependent oxidoreductase, whose product MEERTDVDVIIIGGSYAGLSAAMALGRSLRKVLILDTGPPCNRQTPHSHNFLTQDGETPAAIAQKAREQVLAYPTVTFKAEEAVKATRQDNDFQVATASGATYRARKLIFATGIKDLMPDLKGFAECWGISVLHCPYCHGYEVHNQQWGILANGDMGFELVKLLYHWSPKLTLFTNGKPTFTPEQLEVLQKKQVAVEEKELAELLHDQGYVRQVVFTDGSTREVNAIFARPAFVQHCSIPQELGCQLTETGHLQADAFQRTTVPGVLAAGDATTMMRTVALAVAAGSMAGVMVNKELMEEDF is encoded by the coding sequence ATGGAAGAGAGAACAGATGTTGATGTCATCATCATTGGCGGAAGTTACGCCGGACTTTCCGCCGCCATGGCGTTAGGCAGGTCTCTGCGCAAAGTGCTTATCCTGGACACAGGCCCTCCCTGCAACCGACAAACGCCGCACTCCCACAACTTTCTTACGCAGGACGGCGAGACACCAGCCGCCATTGCCCAGAAAGCCCGGGAGCAGGTGTTGGCCTACCCCACGGTTACGTTTAAGGCTGAGGAAGCAGTCAAAGCAACCAGACAGGACAATGACTTCCAGGTGGCCACCGCTTCAGGAGCTACTTATAGGGCCCGCAAACTCATCTTCGCCACCGGCATAAAAGACCTGATGCCTGACCTGAAAGGCTTTGCCGAGTGCTGGGGTATTTCAGTACTACATTGCCCTTATTGCCACGGCTATGAAGTTCATAACCAGCAATGGGGCATTCTGGCCAATGGTGACATGGGGTTTGAACTGGTAAAACTTCTATACCACTGGTCGCCTAAACTCACGTTGTTCACCAACGGAAAACCTACGTTCACCCCTGAACAATTAGAGGTGTTACAGAAAAAACAGGTAGCGGTGGAAGAAAAAGAATTGGCAGAGTTGCTGCATGACCAGGGTTATGTGCGGCAAGTGGTATTTACAGATGGTTCTACCCGGGAGGTAAATGCCATTTTCGCCCGGCCTGCATTTGTGCAGCATTGCTCTATTCCACAAGAATTGGGCTGTCAACTAACAGAGACCGGCCATTTGCAGGCGGACGCTTTTCAGAGAACCACCGTACCAGGTGTCCTAGCCGCCGGAGACGCAACCACCATGATGCGGACCGTGGCCTTGGCAGTTGCAGCGGGATCAATGGCTGGTGTAATGGTGAATAAAGAATTGATGGAGGAGGATTTTTAA
- a CDS encoding nucleoside deaminase yields MLSIHSDEHFMREAYKQAQYALEEGEIPIGAVVVCQNKIIARAYNQTEKLNDVTAHAEMLAFTAAANHLGNKYLHDCTLYVTVEPCVMCAGASYWSQLKRVVYATNDEKRGYRRTGVNLLHPKTELVTGILAHECAQLMTEFFRAKRI; encoded by the coding sequence GTGCTTAGCATCCATTCAGACGAACACTTCATGCGCGAGGCCTACAAGCAAGCGCAGTACGCCTTAGAAGAAGGCGAGATTCCCATTGGCGCCGTGGTGGTCTGCCAGAACAAGATCATTGCCCGTGCCTATAACCAAACGGAAAAACTAAACGACGTTACGGCGCACGCCGAGATGCTCGCCTTCACCGCTGCTGCCAACCATTTGGGCAATAAATACCTACATGACTGCACCCTGTACGTGACCGTAGAACCCTGCGTGATGTGCGCAGGCGCGAGTTACTGGTCGCAGTTGAAGCGGGTAGTGTACGCCACCAATGACGAGAAACGCGGCTACCGTAGAACTGGCGTGAATCTGCTGCACCCAAAGACCGAATTAGTCACCGGCATCTTGGCCCACGAGTGCGCGCAATTGATGACGGAGTTTTTTCGGGCAAAAAGAATTTAG
- a CDS encoding NADH-quinone oxidoreductase subunit J family protein: protein MTGNFFYFLTFLTLFAAIGVVASKNPVYSVLFMILTFFALTGHYILLNAQFLAAVNFIVYMGAIMVLFLFVIMFLNMREDTEQHKPLLSKIAAAIAGGILFVVMIAALKDVDTQMKATAVFDSQIGMVENLGKVLFRDYLLPFELASVLFLAAMAGAVMLGKREPGEQNRF, encoded by the coding sequence ATGACGGGTAATTTCTTTTACTTTCTAACTTTCTTAACGCTTTTCGCGGCCATTGGGGTAGTTGCCTCCAAGAACCCGGTGTACAGCGTTCTGTTTATGATTTTGACGTTCTTCGCCTTAACCGGACACTACATTCTTTTGAATGCCCAGTTTCTGGCGGCGGTAAACTTCATTGTGTACATGGGCGCCATCATGGTGTTATTCCTCTTTGTGATTATGTTCCTGAACATGCGCGAAGACACCGAGCAGCACAAGCCTTTGCTGAGCAAGATTGCCGCGGCCATTGCCGGAGGTATTCTGTTCGTGGTGATGATTGCTGCTTTGAAAGACGTGGACACCCAAATGAAAGCTACCGCTGTGTTTGATTCGCAGATTGGAATGGTGGAGAACCTGGGGAAAGTGCTTTTCAGAGATTACCTGTTGCCGTTTGAGTTAGCATCGGTGTTGTTCCTGGCGGCGATGGCCGGCGCGGTGATGCTGGGCAAGCGCGAGCCGGGCGAGCAAAATAGATTCTAA
- a CDS encoding Fur family transcriptional regulator, which yields MKRRTTPAQQEILGMLQTSDSALSQDMIEQKMKGEADRVTIYRVLNRFCEDGLAHRIVSDDGKAYFALCRGCQQNHHTHDHFHFRCLNCQKVECLAEKVQVSLPQGYRATNVNAWVSGYCAGCSA from the coding sequence ATGAAAAGACGAACTACCCCCGCCCAGCAGGAAATTTTAGGTATGCTGCAAACTTCTGACTCGGCCTTGAGCCAAGACATGATTGAGCAGAAGATGAAAGGAGAGGCCGATAGAGTAACCATCTACCGGGTCTTGAACCGGTTCTGCGAGGATGGCTTGGCGCACCGAATTGTCTCTGATGACGGAAAGGCTTACTTCGCCCTTTGCCGTGGCTGCCAGCAGAACCACCACACGCACGACCACTTCCACTTCCGGTGCCTGAACTGCCAGAAGGTAGAATGCCTGGCCGAGAAAGTACAAGTTTCGTTACCTCAAGGATATCGCGCCACGAATGTGAACGCGTGGGTTTCGGGCTATTGTGCGGGTTGTAGTGCCTGA
- a CDS encoding NuoI/complex I 23 kDa subunit family protein: MNFSERMYLPAIFQGLSITMRHFFKKKATIKYPEETRPMSAVWRGLHVLKRDEKGRERCTACGLCAVACPAEAITMVSGERKRGEEHLYREEKYAISYEINMLRCIFCGLCEEACPKAAIFLQNDKVAPARYERDEFIYGKDRLVEPMPIQNQ, translated from the coding sequence ATGAATTTTTCCGAGAGAATGTATCTCCCGGCAATTTTCCAGGGCTTGTCTATCACCATGCGTCACTTCTTCAAGAAGAAAGCTACGATTAAATACCCAGAGGAAACCCGCCCTATGAGTGCGGTGTGGCGTGGTTTGCACGTGTTAAAGCGTGACGAGAAGGGCAGAGAGCGTTGCACGGCCTGTGGTCTGTGCGCGGTGGCTTGTCCGGCAGAGGCCATTACCATGGTTTCTGGTGAGCGCAAGCGGGGCGAGGAGCATTTGTACCGCGAAGAGAAATATGCCATCAGCTACGAAATCAACATGTTGCGTTGCATTTTCTGCGGTTTGTGTGAAGAAGCCTGCCCTAAAGCGGCCATCTTCCTGCAGAACGACAAAGTGGCTCCGGCCCGCTACGAGCGCGATGAGTTCATCTACGGCAAAGACCGTCTGGTAGAGCCCATGCCTATTCAAAACCAATAA
- the nuoD gene encoding NADH dehydrogenase (quinone) subunit D → MELAKQNTQIVTPDSYMQELTTLNLGPTHPATHGIFQNILQMDGEKIVSGVPTIGYIHRAFEKIAERRNFYQITPLTDRMNYCSSPINNMGWWMTVEKLLGVTVPKRAEYIRVIVMELARIADHLICNSILGVDTGAFTGFLYVFQEREKIYEIYEEICGARLTTNMGRVGGMERDLSPVAIEKIRDFLKNFPKVMTEFETMFNRNRIFIDRVENVGPITAERALNYGFTGPNLRAAGVDYDVRVMNPYSSYQDFDFEIPVGTKGDTYDRFMVRNEEIWQSLRIIQQAMDNLPEGPFHADAPEFYLPPKQAVYRNMEALIYHFKIVMGEIDAPAGEVYHSVEGGNGELGFYLVSDGGRTPYRLHFRRPCFIYYQAYPEMVVGTQLSDAIVILSSMNVIAGELDA, encoded by the coding sequence ATGGAGTTAGCCAAACAGAATACACAGATAGTTACCCCAGATTCCTACATGCAGGAGCTCACCACCCTGAATTTAGGACCTACGCACCCGGCCACGCACGGTATCTTCCAGAATATCCTGCAAATGGATGGCGAGAAGATTGTGTCTGGTGTGCCGACTATTGGGTACATACACCGCGCCTTCGAGAAAATTGCGGAGCGCCGTAACTTTTACCAGATCACCCCGCTCACTGACCGCATGAACTATTGCTCCTCGCCCATCAACAACATGGGCTGGTGGATGACGGTAGAGAAGCTGTTGGGCGTGACGGTTCCAAAACGTGCCGAGTACATCCGGGTAATTGTAATGGAATTGGCCCGTATTGCCGATCACTTGATTTGTAACTCAATTCTTGGGGTAGATACCGGAGCCTTTACCGGCTTCCTGTACGTTTTCCAAGAAAGAGAGAAAATCTACGAAATCTACGAGGAAATCTGCGGTGCCCGTTTAACGACCAACATGGGTAGAGTGGGTGGCATGGAGCGTGATTTATCCCCGGTAGCTATTGAGAAGATCAGAGATTTCCTGAAGAATTTTCCTAAGGTGATGACCGAGTTTGAAACCATGTTCAACCGCAACCGGATTTTCATTGACCGGGTGGAGAACGTGGGCCCTATCACCGCAGAGCGCGCCTTGAATTACGGCTTCACCGGTCCTAACCTGCGTGCTGCGGGCGTGGATTACGATGTGCGCGTCATGAACCCTTACTCTTCTTACCAGGACTTCGATTTCGAGATTCCGGTAGGCACCAAGGGTGACACCTACGACCGCTTCATGGTACGTAACGAGGAAATCTGGCAGAGTTTACGCATCATCCAACAAGCCATGGACAACCTTCCGGAAGGTCCGTTCCACGCCGATGCGCCGGAGTTCTACCTGCCGCCAAAGCAAGCGGTGTACCGCAACATGGAAGCGCTTATCTATCACTTCAAAATTGTGATGGGTGAGATTGACGCTCCGGCTGGTGAAGTATACCACTCAGTAGAAGGCGGTAACGGAGAACTGGGCTTCTATTTAGTGTCTGACGGAGGCCGCACGCCGTATCGTCTGCACTTCAGAAGACCTTGCTTTATCTATTATCAGGCATACCCAGAAATGGTGGTAGGCACGCAGCTGTCAGATGCGATTGTGATCCTTTCCAGCATGAATGTGATTGCCGGCGAGCTGGACGCCTAA
- a CDS encoding NADH-quinone oxidoreductase subunit C — protein sequence MAELTNELLVQALQEKFGDQLFDMHEPYGLVTVTTTRENIIPMLQALYDDAFLQFQFLTTLCGIHYPDNKGQELGVIYHLHSLVHNVRLRIKIFFSEDDAVVPTATNLYATANWMERETFDFYGIRFEGHPNLIRILNVEEMEAFPMRKEFPLEDQTREDKINTFFGR from the coding sequence ATGGCCGAACTAACCAACGAACTGCTGGTACAAGCGCTGCAAGAGAAATTTGGCGACCAGTTGTTTGATATGCATGAGCCCTACGGGCTTGTGACCGTGACCACTACCCGGGAAAACATCATCCCAATGCTGCAAGCCTTGTATGATGATGCCTTCCTGCAATTTCAATTCCTGACCACTCTATGCGGTATTCATTACCCTGACAATAAGGGGCAGGAATTAGGCGTGATTTACCACTTGCACAGCCTGGTGCATAACGTGCGGCTGCGCATCAAAATCTTCTTCTCTGAAGACGATGCCGTGGTGCCAACGGCCACTAACCTGTACGCCACCGCCAACTGGATGGAGCGCGAAACCTTTGACTTCTACGGCATCCGCTTTGAAGGACACCCTAACCTTATCCGCATTTTGAATGTGGAGGAGATGGAGGCGTTCCCAATGCGCAAAGAGTTTCCGCTGGAAGACCAGACCCGCGAAGACAAGATCAATACCTTCTTCGGAAGATAA
- a CDS encoding NADH-quinone oxidoreductase subunit NuoE family protein: MDQTVEKPQVQFSEGAMAEIRRYLSHYPAERQKSAILPILHIAQAEFGGWVSPEAMDKVAEILNIQPIEVYEVATFYTMFNLKPVGKHVLEVCRTGPCMLRGSDQLIEHLENRLGCKVGETSADGNFTLKTVECLASCGTGPMLQVREQFYEDLDPARADQMLEDLKALTVRKPWEENY, from the coding sequence ATGGATCAAACAGTAGAGAAACCACAAGTACAGTTTTCGGAAGGGGCCATGGCCGAAATCCGGCGCTACTTATCTCATTACCCTGCTGAACGTCAAAAATCAGCTATTTTGCCTATCCTGCACATCGCGCAAGCGGAGTTTGGCGGTTGGGTAAGCCCCGAGGCAATGGATAAAGTGGCCGAAATATTAAATATACAGCCAATTGAAGTGTACGAGGTAGCTACCTTTTACACCATGTTCAACCTGAAGCCGGTAGGCAAGCACGTGCTGGAAGTTTGCCGCACGGGTCCTTGCATGCTGCGTGGCTCTGACCAACTAATTGAGCACCTGGAGAACCGTCTGGGCTGCAAAGTAGGGGAGACCTCTGCTGACGGTAACTTCACCCTAAAAACAGTAGAATGTTTGGCATCCTGCGGCACCGGACCGATGCTGCAAGTGCGTGAGCAATTCTACGAAGACCTGGACCCTGCTCGCGCAGACCAGATGCTGGAAGACCTGAAAGCCTTAACCGTAAGGAAACCATGGGAAGAAAATTATTAA
- the nuoF gene encoding NADH-quinone oxidoreductase subunit NuoF has protein sequence MGRKLLTEHINVEGIHTFDVYRKHGGYASVEKALKTMSPEEVVEEVKASGLRGRGGAGFPTGMKWSFLAKPEGKPRYLVCNADESEPGTFKDRYLMEKLPHLLIEGMITSSYALGARTSYIYIRGELLYVLRILEKAIAEAYANGFLGENILGSGYSLDLHVHPGGGAYICGEETALLESLEGKRGNPRNKPPFPAVWGLYGCPTVVNNVESIATVPWIITNTAAEYAKFGIGRSAGTKLISAGGNINKPGVYEIELGVPVEEFIYSDEYCGGIWKGRDMKAVIAGGSSVPILPKELILKTTNGEDRLMTYESLSDGGFATGTMLGSGGFFVMDDQTCIVRHTWTLARFYHHESCGQCSPCREGTGWMEKVLHRIEHGHGHMHDIDLLVSVAKQIEGNTICPLGDAAAWPVAAAVRHFREEFEWHVKHPQAATAPGAVFNKAESVLA, from the coding sequence ATGGGAAGAAAATTATTAACTGAACATATCAACGTTGAAGGCATTCACACCTTTGACGTCTATCGCAAGCACGGCGGCTACGCTTCTGTTGAGAAAGCTTTGAAAACCATGTCCCCAGAGGAAGTGGTGGAAGAAGTGAAAGCGTCGGGCTTAAGAGGCCGGGGTGGTGCCGGATTCCCTACCGGGATGAAGTGGAGCTTTTTGGCCAAGCCAGAAGGCAAACCCCGTTACTTAGTATGCAACGCCGACGAATCAGAGCCGGGTACTTTCAAAGACCGGTATTTGATGGAGAAACTGCCGCACCTGTTGATTGAGGGGATGATTACCTCCAGCTACGCGCTGGGTGCCCGTACCTCTTACATCTACATCCGCGGTGAGTTATTGTATGTGCTGCGCATCCTAGAAAAAGCCATTGCCGAAGCCTACGCGAACGGTTTCCTGGGCGAGAACATCTTAGGAAGCGGTTATTCCCTGGACTTGCACGTGCATCCAGGCGGAGGTGCGTACATCTGCGGCGAGGAAACTGCGTTACTGGAATCTCTGGAAGGCAAACGCGGGAACCCACGTAATAAGCCTCCGTTTCCGGCGGTGTGGGGCCTTTACGGCTGCCCAACTGTGGTGAACAACGTGGAGTCTATTGCTACTGTGCCTTGGATTATCACCAACACCGCTGCTGAGTATGCGAAGTTCGGGATTGGCCGTAGTGCCGGTACTAAATTGATTTCTGCTGGTGGTAACATCAACAAGCCAGGCGTGTACGAGATTGAGTTGGGTGTTCCCGTGGAGGAATTCATCTACTCAGACGAATACTGCGGTGGTATCTGGAAAGGCCGCGACATGAAAGCGGTCATTGCTGGAGGTTCTTCCGTTCCGATTCTGCCGAAGGAGTTAATCTTGAAAACCACTAATGGTGAAGATAGATTGATGACCTACGAGTCGCTTTCTGACGGAGGTTTCGCCACGGGTACCATGTTAGGTTCCGGCGGATTCTTCGTGATGGATGACCAGACCTGTATCGTGCGCCATACCTGGACCTTAGCCCGTTTCTACCACCACGAGTCATGCGGACAGTGCAGTCCGTGTCGTGAAGGAACCGGTTGGATGGAGAAGGTATTGCACCGCATTGAACACGGGCACGGCCACATGCACGACATCGACCTATTGGTAAGCGTTGCCAAACAGATAGAAGGAAACACCATCTGTCCGTTGGGTGATGCGGCTGCCTGGCCAGTTGCGGCGGCTGTTCGTCACTTCCGTGAGGAGTTTGAATGGCACGTGAAACACCCGCAGGCAGCTACGGCTCCGGGCGCGGTGTTCAACAAAGCTGAATCTGTATTAGCATAA
- the nuoH gene encoding NADH-quinone oxidoreductase subunit NuoH yields the protein MELSLLLIKGLIIFAVFGITLLIATYSTYAERKVAAFIQDRVGPNRAGPFGLAQPLADAVKLFFKEEFVPANANKFLFVAGPSLAMLTACMSSAVIPFGGTLLIGGEYIHLQAIEVNIGILYIFGVVALGVYGIMIGGWASNNKFSLLGAIRAASQNISYELAMGMSIIALLLVTGTLSMRDIAAQQGQELFGVSGLNWNIFYQPVGFLIFIICAFAETNRVPFDLPECETELVGGYHTEYSSMGMGLYLFAEYVNIFVASAVMATLYFGGYNFPFMNQLGLPHNVVTILGTVVLFAKIFFFIFFFMWVRWTLPRFRYDQLMNLGWKILIPLSILNVIVTGGAILLKAELF from the coding sequence ATGGAGCTATCATTATTATTGATCAAAGGGCTCATCATCTTTGCCGTTTTCGGTATTACGTTGCTGATTGCCACTTACTCCACCTACGCTGAGCGGAAAGTGGCTGCGTTCATCCAGGACCGCGTAGGCCCTAACCGTGCCGGTCCGTTTGGATTGGCTCAGCCGTTGGCTGATGCAGTGAAACTGTTCTTCAAAGAAGAGTTTGTACCGGCTAACGCAAACAAGTTCCTGTTCGTGGCTGGTCCTTCGCTGGCTATGTTAACAGCCTGTATGTCCAGTGCGGTCATTCCGTTTGGCGGAACGTTGCTCATTGGCGGTGAGTACATCCACTTGCAAGCCATTGAGGTGAACATCGGGATTCTGTACATCTTTGGTGTAGTAGCCTTAGGTGTGTACGGCATTATGATTGGCGGCTGGGCTTCTAACAACAAGTTCTCCTTATTAGGTGCTATTCGGGCGGCTTCCCAAAACATCAGTTACGAGCTGGCCATGGGTATGTCTATCATCGCGTTGTTGCTGGTAACAGGCACGCTTTCCATGCGTGACATCGCTGCGCAGCAAGGACAAGAGCTGTTTGGCGTATCTGGTTTGAACTGGAACATCTTCTATCAGCCGGTAGGCTTTCTGATTTTCATCATCTGTGCTTTCGCAGAGACCAACCGTGTTCCTTTTGACTTACCTGAGTGTGAGACGGAATTGGTGGGTGGTTACCACACCGAGTATAGCTCTATGGGCATGGGCTTGTACCTGTTCGCAGAGTACGTGAACATCTTCGTAGCCTCGGCGGTAATGGCAACCCTTTACTTTGGCGGGTACAACTTCCCGTTCATGAACCAGTTAGGTTTGCCGCACAACGTGGTGACTATCCTGGGAACGGTGGTGTTGTTCGCTAAAATCTTCTTCTTCATCTTCTTCTTCATGTGGGTACGGTGGACTTTGCCGCGTTTCCGCTATGACCAGTTGATGAACCTGGGCTGGAAAATCCTGATTCCGTTGTCTATCCTGAACGTGATCGTGACCGGCGGAGCTATTCTGTTAAAAGCAGAGTTGTTCTAA